A genomic region of Parambassis ranga chromosome 7, fParRan2.1, whole genome shotgun sequence contains the following coding sequences:
- the mfsd5 gene encoding molybdate-anion transporter produces the protein MLVTAYLAIIFLLALCLNLELTARRLTPPQSTPTAVTNPAFRRFQSIFLRAYLLALWADWLQGPYLYKLYRHYSFLESQIAILYVCGLASCVLFAPFSGWLPQALGRRQTCLLFCLSYSACCLTKLSRDYFVLIVGRILGGLSTSLLATTFEAWYVHRHVEVHDFPKEWIPSTFNKAATWNHGLAVGAGLMANLLAEWLHLGPVAPFLLSVPCLGCCGWVVLTDWGKEETEGSPEGDKQTLLLGHSNGGVARLSAKAQFSRSCNEGLRCLLSDRRVLLLGGVQALFESVLYIFVFLWTPVLDPHGPPLGIVFSCLMASSMAGSLLYRLATSTRYHLQPGHVLCVAVLMAFFSFFMLTFSTAPGQPRPHESFLAFLLLELACGLYFPAVSFLQGRVIPEEKRAGVLAWFRLPLHLLACLGLLVLHGEVLGTGGGEGGGGTRHMFGGCAIMMLAALMAVVSLFTLGRNDTDLRLEGSRGEGEM, from the coding sequence ATGTTGGTGACAGCATATTTGGCCATCATTTTCCTGCTTGCTCTGTGTCTTAACCTCGAACTTACAGCACGGCGCCTCACCCCTCCTCAGTCCACTCCTACAGCCGTAACCAATCCCGCGTTCCGGCGCTTCCAGAGCATATTCCTCCGGGCATACCTTTTGGCTTTGTGGGCAGACTGGCTCCAGGGCCCTTACCTCTACAAACTCTACCGCCACTATAGCTTCCTGGAATCACAAATAGCCATTTTATATGTTTGTGGCCTGGCTTCCTGTGTTCTGTTTGCTCCCTTTTCAGGCTGGCTCCCTCAAGCCTTAGGACGCAGACAGACATGTCTTCTCTTCTGCCTGTCCTACTCTGCTTGTTGTCTCACCAAGCTTTCCAGAGActattttgttttgattgtgggcCGAATCCTGGGGGGTCTCTCTACATCCCTGCTCGCCACCACGTTTGAAGCCTGGTATGTGCACCGACATGTTGAGGTCCACGATTTTCCCAAGGAATGGATCCCCAGCACCTTTAATAAAGCTGCTACGTGGAACCATGGCCTTGCAGTAGGAGCAGGTCTGATGGCTAATCTGCTGGCTGAATGGCTCCACCTGGGGCCTGTGGCTCCCTTTCTCCTGTCTGTCCCCTGCCTGGGCTGCTGTGGCTGGGTGGTGTTGACTGATTGGGGCAAAGAAGAGACTGAAGGAAGTCCTGAAGGGGACAAACAGACCCTGCTCCTTGGCCATTCTAATGGAGGCGTGGCCCGTTTGTCTGCAAAAGCCCAGTTCTCCCGGAGCTGTAATGAGGGGTTGCGCTGCTTGCTGTCAGACAGGAGAGTCCTACTTTTGGGTGGAGTCCAGGCTTTGTTTGAAAGTGTACTttacatatttgttttcttgtggaCACCAGTACTGGACCCTCATGGACCTCCTTTAGGAATAGTGTTCTCTTGCCTAATGGCTTCCAGCATGGCCGGCTCCTTACTGTACCGGCTAGCCACCTCCACTCGGTACCATCTACAGCCTGGACATGTGCTCTGCGTTGCTGTGCTAATGgccttcttctcttttttcatgCTAACCTTTTCCACAGCACCAGGACAACCTAGACCTCATGAATCCTTTCTGGCCTTTCTCCTGCTGGAGCTGGCCTGTGGTCTCTATTTCCCTGCAGTCAGCTTTCTGCAAGGCAGGGTGATCCCAGAGGAAAAGCGGGCGGGTGTCCTGGCCTGGTTCCGATTGCCTCTGCACCTGCTGGCCTGCTTAGGTCTGCTGGTACTACATGGGGAAGTATTAGGAACAGGTGGAGGGGAGGGTGGTGGCGGCACGAGACACATGTTTGGAGGCTGTGCCATCATGATGCTGGCAGCTCTGATGGCTGTTGTCAGTCTTTTCACACTGGGGAGAAACGACACAGACCTGAGACTGGAGGGAAGCAGAGGGGAGGGAGAAATGTAG
- the LOC114438592 gene encoding protein lifeguard 2-like, giving the protein MTQGKLSLANKASNGSSSEQALVSPAPPSYEEATAGTSAPCYNDVEMLTEFTWDDRNIRRVFIRKVYTILMIQLMVTLAIVALFTFCDPIKDYIQSHPGWYWASYAVFFVTYLTLSCCSAPRRQFPWNLILLSVFTLSLSYMTGMLSSFYNTKSVVMCLGITAAVCLLVTIFSFQTKIDVTSYQGVLFSFCMVMFISGLVLAFVLPFQYVPWLDATYAALGAILFTMFLAFDTQLLMGNKRYTMSPEEYVFATLNIYLDIVYIFSFFLQIFGTKRE; this is encoded by the exons ATGACTCAGGGCAAG CTGTCACTTGCAAATAAAGCCTCCAATGGCTCCTCCAGTGAACAGGCCTTGGTGTCACCAGCTCCTCCCAGCTACGAGGAAGCTACTGCAG GCACCAGCGCTCCTTGCTACAACGATGTGGAGATGCTCACAGAGTTCACCTGGGATGACCGTAACATCAGAAGGGTCTTCATCCGAAAG GTGTACACCATCCTGATGATCCAGCTTATGGTCACTCTTGCTATTGTAGCTCTTTTCACATTCTG TGACCCCATCAAGGACTACATTCAAAGCCATCCTGGGTGGTACTGGGCCTCATA TGCCGTATTCTTCGTCACCTATCTGACCCTGTCTTGCTGCTCTGCACCAAG GAGACAGTTCCCATGGAATCTGATTCTGCTTTCCGTCTTT ACTCTGTCCCTCTCCTACATGACAGGGATGTTGTCCAG CTTCTACAACACAAAGTCAGTGGTGATGTGTCTGGgcatcacagcagcagtctgtctcCTGGTCACAATCTTCAGCTTCCAGACTAAG ATTGATGTGACATCATACCAGGGTGTACTCTTCAGTTTCTGCATGGTAATGTTCATCTCTGGACTGGTGCTGGCATTTGTCCTCCCCTTCCAGTAT GTTCCTTGGTTAGATGCTACATATGCTGCCTTGGGAGCCATACTGTTTACTATG TTTTTGGCATttgacacacagctgctcatGGGGAACAAGCGGTACACCATGAGTCCAGAAGAATACGTCTTCGCCACGCTCAACATTTACCTGGACATCGTCTAcatcttctccttcttccttcaAATCTTTGGAACAAAACGAGAGTAA
- the LOC114439115 gene encoding nuclear receptor subfamily 1 group D member 1-like, with amino-acid sequence MDNSPGGAGGGVILYAGSSGSASPSPGSPSSGYQTQSPSSHSQPSSPEEVTFTEIGALKQRSGCNTPSSKLVFQFPEVYSSPAVAATPQHSYSHPIEGKRPCGFHGTFTKTGGMVLLCKVCGDIASGFHYGVHACEGCKGFFRRSIQQNINYKMCVKNENCLIMRMNRNRCQHCRFKKCLSVGMSRDAVRFGRIPKREKQRLLDEMQSYMNSLNESAAMEMDSSSVNPTSTEDGNSKEAIGAISRAYRDIFATNGSSNQERASKRANLPATSNSNNTSPFTQDGSFAQVLSHPTSTQSYQSCPVASNDNQPAFHNVDNNHYSYLVSTNQNHNQSNATTPQRGSSSNHNSFRNAGSAQNKPSCPWKLAPGAKVLACPLNACPVSGAECTSQEIWESFSQCFTPAVKEVVEFAKGIPGFLELSQQDQVMLLKSGTFQVLMVRFCTLFNAEERTVTFLNGQTYPLSTLRALGMGSLLDAMFEFSEKLGSLGLEPDEMALFMAVVLVSADRSGISDMRAVEQLQEGLIRALRSLITRRRPDDTSLFPKLLLRLPDLRTLNNMHSDKLLAFRIDP; translated from the exons ATGGATAACAGCCCTGGTGGTG caggtggaggagtcATTCTGTATGCGGGCTCTTCAGGCAGCGCCAGCCCAAGCCCTGGCAGCCCCTCCAGTGGATACCAGACCCAGTCACCTTCTTCACACTCCCAGCCCTCATCTCCCGAGGAGGTTACCTTCACAGAGATTGGGGCGTTGAAACAAAGATCTGGGTGCAACACACCATCCTCCAAACTGGTGTTCCAGTTTCCAGAAGTCTACAGTAGCCCTGCTGTAGCAGCTACTCCGCAGCATTCCTATTCACACCCCATTGAAGGAAAGAGGCCATGTGGGTTCCATGGAACTTTCACAA AAACAGGTGGAATGGTTCTGCTTTGCAAAGTGTGTGGGGACATCGCATCTGGTTTCCACTATGGAGTTCATGCCTGTGAGGGTTGCAAG GGGTTCTTCCGCCGCAGCATCCAGCAGAACATCAACTACAAGATGTGTGTCAAGAATGAGAACTGTCTGATCATGCGCATGAACCGCAACCGGTGCCAGCACTGCCGTTTCAAGAAATGTCTTTCTGTTGGCATGTCAAGAGACG CTGTGCGCTTTGGCCGCATCCctaagagagagaagcagcgtCTTTTGGACGAGATGCAGAGCTACATGAACAGCCTAAATGAGTCAGCCGCCATGGAAATGGACTCGTCTTCAGTCAATCCCACCAGCACAGAGGATGGCAACTCAAAAGAGGCCATCGGAGCCATTTCCAGAGCCTATCGTGACATCTTTGCCACAAACGGCAGCAGCAACCAGGAGAGAGCATCCAAGAGAGCCAACCTCCCTGCCACCTCCAACAGTAACAACACATCTCCTTTTACTCAGGATGGCAGTTTTGCTCAAGTCTTATcccaccccacctccacccagAGTTATCAGTCATGCCCTGTTGCCTCTAATGACAACCAACCTGCATTTCACAATGTGGACAACAATCACTATTCCTACTTAGTGTCAACAAATCAGAATCATAACCAGTCAAATGCTACAACACCTCAAAGGGGCAGCTCGTCCAATCATAACAGTTTTCGCAATGCAGGAAGTGCCCAAAATAAACCCTCCTGCCCGTGGAAGTTAGCTCCAGGAGCTAAAGTGCTG gCTTGTCCTCTTAATGCGTGCCCTGTGTCAGGGGCAGAGTGCACAAGTCAGGAGATATGGGAGTCCTtctctcagtgcttcactcctGCTGTGAAGGAGGTGGTGGAGTTTGCCAAGGGCATCCCAGGATTTCTAGAGCTTAGCCAGCAAGACCAAGTCATGCTGCTAAAATCCGGCACATTCCAG GTCCTAATGGTGAGGTTCTGCACCTTGTTCAATGCTGAGGAGCGTACAGTGACCTTCCTCAATGGCCAAACATACCCCCTGTCCACCTTGCGGGCTTTGGGCATGGGCTCTCTGCTGGATGCAATGTTTGAATTCAGTGAGAAGTTGGGCTCCCTGGGACTAGAGCCTGATGAAATGGCCCTTTTTATGGCCGTGGTGCTGGTCTCTGCAG ACCGCTCTGGCATCTCGGACATGCGGGCCGTGGAGCAATTGCAAGAGGGTCTGATTCGCGCCCTACGGTCACTGATCACTCGCCGTCGCCCAGATGATACCTCCCTCTTCCCAAAACTCCTCCTGCGCCTGCCAGACCTCCGCACCCTCAACAACATGCACTCCGACAAACTGCTGGCCTTTCGCATTGACCCTTAA